The Aureispira anguillae genome contains a region encoding:
- a CDS encoding CHAT domain-containing protein — translation MFDSLMHYESLLVDRLTKEEDQASLVENGKWFIGTMLNSQQVSMAQKWALLQNTSVSKAWEYAYSSQLYWESEKQDSAYIYLDLLEQLTEKKEALIYAYGFFAKEFATKKNTLQKAFEYLNQAEQLLQTTSDSILLYANQATVYTAIGYFKEALRAGRAVVYHQLQNKYIDSVSLAFAYDRLAEIYWAQSNYEQAKRYAGEAINYMADRSGYAYQTASMWYRWASCYFNLENKPLETILYLRKVFSLLPKEEQLPSFGKMYIDACAMMALQFLEVKQLDSTQIYLDAAQKLQKKLAYKIGETEAIQAKLYFEKGELTLAERAFKEAVAATKKEHGSKSLLTAIRGLELGNYYKTQKKYKLANSVLEEAFWALSTVSKFKTFPAMHTICSRSNAIQILRSKIETMLILYEKSKYNVSLKDIYSSALYNLDLLRKVSNTATSNTDFLTFSVSVYEQAIEACELLFHHNQEQHYLHEAFQLAEESKVVLLQKMMEEPKAQKFGGVSPKLIQAELELQGRMVWYQQRYWEAVLNKDSLQMNWYQEQMASFDADLEGLKEELKITEPKYYQFKYQNSIASLDSIQQTLSDSTILVQYLEGSRSIYQFIICKDTLAVRKIFWRTYKPTILKYYKHFTHPKLKQHSQSGGFKDFCITSYELYHKLMHHELLSSGKRLVIIPDGLLNYIPFGTLLTDIPLDNVHKINFPQLAYLLKEKQIAYNYSSSLWLREMNHLKAPINHEILGMAATYTDEKIAGFRAKKWQKIRSQLTQHEGRDAEMDSLSNNYAGDFYTDRYATEYYLKDYAADYGILHLAIYGIIDPEFPEYSSLIFAEDAYEKEDNFLTINEIKQLNLNTDMVVLSNCQTGYGPYQRGEGLISLGRSFMYAGSPAVVLSLWEQNDESTPILMDYFYENLKHKIDKDEALRQAKLRYLKSTKGLKAHPVYWAGFITVGNYQAIEVEEPVVYIWWFIIPIAFLGFLGWWSMQALRQRR, via the coding sequence ATGTTTGATAGTTTAATGCATTACGAGAGCTTGTTGGTAGATAGATTAACAAAAGAAGAAGATCAAGCTTCCTTAGTGGAGAATGGTAAATGGTTTATAGGGACAATGTTAAATTCTCAGCAGGTCTCTATGGCTCAAAAATGGGCTTTATTACAAAACACCTCCGTCTCTAAAGCTTGGGAATATGCTTATAGTAGCCAATTGTATTGGGAAAGTGAAAAGCAAGATTCAGCATATATTTACTTGGATTTGTTGGAGCAATTAACAGAAAAAAAAGAAGCATTGATTTATGCCTATGGCTTTTTTGCCAAAGAGTTCGCCACAAAAAAAAATACCTTACAAAAAGCGTTTGAATATCTAAATCAAGCAGAACAGTTACTCCAAACAACCTCTGATTCAATCCTTTTATATGCTAATCAAGCAACCGTGTATACTGCTATTGGCTATTTTAAAGAAGCGCTAAGAGCAGGGCGGGCTGTTGTTTATCACCAACTCCAAAATAAGTACATAGATTCTGTATCCTTGGCTTTTGCTTATGATCGACTGGCGGAGATTTATTGGGCTCAATCCAATTACGAACAAGCAAAACGATACGCAGGCGAAGCAATTAATTATATGGCAGATCGTTCTGGTTATGCTTATCAGACTGCTAGTATGTGGTACCGTTGGGCTAGCTGTTATTTTAATTTGGAAAACAAACCTTTAGAAACAATCTTGTATTTGCGAAAGGTATTTTCTTTATTGCCCAAAGAGGAACAATTGCCTTCGTTTGGAAAAATGTACATCGATGCCTGCGCTATGATGGCACTTCAGTTTTTGGAAGTAAAACAATTGGACAGTACTCAAATTTATCTTGACGCAGCACAAAAACTTCAAAAAAAATTAGCTTATAAAATTGGAGAAACTGAAGCGATCCAAGCCAAATTGTATTTTGAAAAGGGGGAATTGACCTTGGCAGAGCGAGCTTTTAAAGAAGCAGTTGCCGCAACTAAAAAAGAACATGGAAGCAAAAGCTTATTGACTGCAATTCGAGGGTTAGAATTGGGGAATTATTATAAAACACAAAAAAAATACAAACTAGCCAATAGCGTTTTGGAAGAGGCATTTTGGGCTTTAAGCACCGTTTCTAAATTCAAAACGTTTCCAGCAATGCATACGATTTGTTCTAGGTCAAATGCGATTCAAATCCTTCGTTCAAAAATAGAGACGATGCTGATTTTGTATGAAAAATCTAAGTATAATGTCTCTCTTAAAGACATTTATAGCTCGGCTTTATACAATCTAGATTTGTTGCGAAAGGTAAGCAATACTGCTACCTCCAATACCGATTTTTTAACCTTTAGTGTTTCTGTTTATGAACAGGCAATTGAAGCTTGTGAGTTGTTGTTTCATCATAACCAAGAGCAGCACTATTTGCACGAAGCTTTTCAGTTGGCAGAAGAGTCCAAGGTTGTTTTGTTGCAAAAAATGATGGAAGAACCTAAGGCGCAAAAATTCGGGGGAGTATCTCCTAAATTGATCCAAGCAGAGCTGGAATTGCAAGGTCGTATGGTTTGGTATCAGCAGCGCTATTGGGAAGCAGTACTAAATAAGGATTCTTTGCAAATGAATTGGTATCAGGAACAAATGGCAAGTTTTGATGCTGATTTGGAGGGGCTTAAAGAAGAGTTGAAAATAACAGAGCCGAAATATTATCAGTTTAAATACCAAAACTCAATTGCTAGTTTAGATAGCATTCAACAGACGCTTAGTGATTCTACTATTTTGGTGCAATACTTAGAGGGGAGTCGTTCTATTTATCAATTTATAATTTGCAAAGATACACTTGCTGTTCGCAAGATCTTTTGGAGGACTTACAAACCAACGATCTTAAAATATTACAAGCATTTTACCCACCCCAAATTAAAACAACATAGCCAGTCGGGAGGTTTCAAAGATTTTTGTATCACTTCCTATGAGTTGTATCACAAACTGATGCACCACGAATTGTTGTCCAGCGGCAAACGGCTTGTGATTATTCCTGATGGTTTATTAAATTATATTCCTTTTGGCACCTTATTGACGGACATTCCGCTAGATAATGTTCATAAAATTAACTTTCCCCAATTGGCTTACTTGCTAAAAGAAAAGCAAATTGCATACAATTATTCTAGTAGTTTGTGGCTGCGTGAAATGAATCATCTAAAAGCACCAATTAATCATGAAATATTGGGAATGGCAGCAACTTACACGGATGAAAAAATTGCAGGATTTAGAGCAAAAAAATGGCAAAAGATAAGAAGCCAGTTGACCCAACATGAAGGTAGAGACGCTGAAATGGATTCTTTGTCTAATAATTATGCAGGCGATTTTTATACGGATAGATATGCAACCGAATATTATTTAAAAGATTATGCGGCAGATTATGGCATTTTGCATCTTGCGATTTATGGAATAATTGACCCTGAGTTTCCCGAATATTCTAGTTTGATCTTTGCGGAAGATGCTTATGAAAAAGAGGATAATTTTTTGACCATAAATGAAATAAAACAATTGAATTTGAACACAGATATGGTCGTGTTGAGTAATTGCCAAACGGGGTATGGTCCTTATCAAAGAGGTGAAGGGCTCATTAGTTTGGGGCGGAGTTTTATGTATGCTGGCAGCCCTGCTGTGGTCTTGTCTTTATGGGAGCAAAATGATGAAAGTACTCCAATTTTGATGGATTATTTTTATGAAAATCTAAAACATAAAATCGACAAAGACGAAGCGTTGCGCCAAGCAAAATTACGTTACCTAAAATCGACAAAGGGGCTAAAAGCACACCCTGTTTATTGGGCTGGATTTATTACAGTTGGAAACTATCAAGCAATAGAGGTTGAAGAGCCTGTTGTTTACATCTGGTGGTTTATTATTCCTATTGCTTTCTTAGGATTTTTAGGCTGGTGGAGCATGCAAGCTTTGAGGCAACGAAGATAG
- the ligA gene encoding NAD-dependent DNA ligase LigA, whose product MYSAPEQKQLFERSKQLLTAPVSETEATAKAQIEQLCEVIVYHEWRYYILDQPILSDFEYDSLFKKLEALEKAFPSLLRPDSPTQRVSNDLTEHFETVAHLTPMLSLENSYNAEDLNDFDERVKKHIQAEYTDQDITYCVEPKFDGGTIVLVYENDLLVRAATRGNGAQGDDITPNAKAIRTIPLSANFSKYGIQKVELRGEVLIRKDLFDAVNENRTKEGKQLFANPRNAATGGLRLKDPKQVKERALDAFIYQMGFATNASGDNVLNQFDNHNEQIELLANLGFKVPKINAERAVCKNIAAVVDHCNQWQAQREDYPFEIDGMVVKVNQLSLQELCGYTSHHPRWAIAFKFKAKQATTELTGIDYQVGRTGAVTPVARLKPVDLAGATISNVSLHNADFIQEKDIRIGDTVLVERAGDVIPYIVKAMDELRNGNEQVVQYPTNCPVCDSVLERPEGEAVWRCVNPSCEAQIVGRMIHFVSKNAMNIDGFGEAYIERFYKEGMLNSLADIYRLDYKRIAFFEGFGQRSAEKLQMAIEKTKNNPAHRLLYALGIRHIGRTNSKILVAEVEKIQDLAQWTVEQLCELKDIGPIVAQQVVDVFGRPETIAVLDELAALGVNTHRLDSEKKKEVAADAPLAGKTVVFTGTLTQIKRNEAKEMVANAGGKAVGSVSSKLSFLVAGEKAGSKLKKAQELGITILTEQEFLNLIQ is encoded by the coding sequence ATGTATTCTGCTCCAGAACAAAAACAATTATTTGAGCGTTCCAAGCAACTTTTAACGGCTCCTGTTTCAGAAACAGAAGCAACAGCAAAAGCACAAATTGAACAACTGTGCGAGGTCATTGTTTATCACGAATGGCGTTATTATATACTTGACCAGCCTATTTTGAGTGATTTTGAATACGACAGTTTATTCAAAAAGTTGGAAGCATTAGAAAAGGCTTTTCCTAGTTTATTGCGTCCCGACTCGCCTACGCAACGAGTCTCTAATGACCTTACCGAACATTTTGAAACCGTAGCGCATCTAACTCCTATGCTCTCGCTTGAAAATTCGTACAACGCAGAAGATTTAAACGATTTTGATGAGCGAGTAAAAAAGCATATTCAAGCAGAATATACCGATCAAGATATTACCTATTGCGTTGAGCCCAAGTTTGATGGGGGAACCATTGTTTTGGTCTATGAAAATGATTTATTAGTTCGTGCTGCAACTCGTGGTAATGGCGCACAAGGTGACGATATTACGCCCAATGCCAAAGCCATTCGAACCATCCCTTTGAGTGCTAATTTTTCTAAATATGGCATTCAAAAAGTAGAATTACGTGGGGAAGTCTTAATTCGCAAGGATTTATTTGATGCAGTCAACGAAAATCGTACAAAAGAAGGAAAACAGCTCTTTGCGAATCCTAGAAACGCCGCCACTGGAGGTTTGCGCCTAAAAGATCCTAAACAAGTTAAAGAACGGGCATTAGATGCTTTTATTTATCAAATGGGATTTGCGACCAATGCCAGTGGAGACAATGTTTTGAATCAGTTTGACAATCACAATGAACAAATTGAATTGTTGGCTAACTTGGGTTTTAAGGTTCCTAAAATTAATGCAGAGCGTGCTGTTTGCAAAAATATTGCTGCTGTCGTTGATCATTGCAACCAATGGCAGGCACAACGAGAAGATTATCCGTTTGAAATAGACGGAATGGTTGTCAAAGTCAATCAATTAAGTTTGCAAGAATTATGTGGTTATACGAGCCACCACCCTCGTTGGGCGATTGCCTTCAAATTTAAAGCAAAACAGGCAACTACAGAGCTTACAGGCATTGACTATCAAGTAGGAAGAACGGGGGCTGTTACTCCTGTAGCTCGCTTAAAACCTGTTGATTTAGCAGGGGCAACCATATCCAATGTATCGCTTCATAATGCAGATTTTATTCAAGAGAAAGATATTCGAATTGGCGATACGGTTTTGGTGGAACGAGCGGGGGATGTGATCCCCTATATTGTAAAAGCAATGGATGAATTGCGCAATGGCAACGAACAAGTAGTACAGTACCCGACTAACTGTCCTGTCTGTGATTCTGTATTGGAACGACCAGAAGGAGAAGCCGTTTGGCGTTGTGTCAATCCTAGCTGTGAAGCGCAAATTGTGGGTAGAATGATTCACTTTGTTTCTAAAAATGCCATGAATATTGATGGCTTTGGGGAGGCTTATATTGAGCGTTTTTACAAAGAAGGAATGCTAAATAGTTTAGCCGATATTTATCGCTTAGACTATAAAAGAATTGCGTTTTTTGAAGGTTTTGGGCAACGATCTGCCGAAAAACTCCAGATGGCCATAGAAAAAACCAAGAATAACCCTGCTCATCGTTTATTGTATGCTTTAGGCATTCGCCATATTGGCAGAACCAATTCCAAAATATTGGTTGCCGAGGTAGAAAAAATTCAAGACCTTGCGCAGTGGACTGTTGAACAACTTTGCGAGCTAAAAGATATTGGTCCTATTGTGGCACAACAGGTAGTGGATGTATTTGGACGACCTGAAACCATAGCTGTACTGGATGAACTGGCTGCCTTAGGGGTCAATACCCATCGACTCGATTCTGAAAAGAAGAAAGAAGTTGCAGCAGATGCTCCATTAGCTGGCAAAACGGTTGTCTTTACGGGTACACTAACCCAGATAAAGCGAAATGAAGCTAAAGAAATGGTGGCCAATGCAGGAGGAAAAGCAGTGGGAAGTGTGAGTTCCAAGCTCAGTTTTTTGGTCGCAGGCGAAAAAGCGGGCTCTAAGCTCAAAAAAGCGCAAGAATTGGGCATTACCATATTAACGGAGCAAGAATTTTTGAATTTGATTCAGTAA
- a CDS encoding TonB-dependent receptor, whose protein sequence is MKGFTTLIFLLILILGAPIWVQAQQTGIITGIIADSLTKESLLGVNVRTGSIASTSDYIDGKYTLELEAGEHIINFSYLGYAPQSKTVTIEAGKTVVMNIEMSEEATILTQATVTSSKFKKPLGEVTVSLAIVSPDLIENTNANAVNQVLDKVPGVNTMGDQVTIRGGAGFAQGTGSRVLILMDDMPAMQADAGLPNWKDLPTENIAQMEVLKGSASALYGSSAMNGVINIRTAQPTKKPFTKVSLFGTMYGDPKDAKNKWWTGKNMPFETGLQIAHRRKIGKFDVVLGSNLFYNQSYMRGYRVINNEIDSTVGYDHKARVTANLRYRHSENLIFSLNTNVNMGSQNVFLFHARVDPNLGLYETDFDPAPRGQNFRMTIDPAVTYYDKFSNRHRAQFRYYYIDNNNDAQQSNSSSMFYGEYQYLRQFEQLGGLEVAAGLVGSSILSTAEVYSGASYNHNNFAAYLQVDKKFFKRLNISIGARYEINTTTYPDSIHYTLSFNGQSLGEQHIELKDTVEHQPVFRVGASYQLGKATFFRASWGQGYRFPTVLEKFISTSTGGITVAPNPGLKSEKGWSAEIGVKQGFKIGKWQGFLDIAGFWSEYEDMMEFQASREINAQFFNLPIAFQVQNIGNTRVTGVDVSLMGEGNIGPVDIQLMAGYTLLNPQYKNFEDSIVQADIKEYSTSTSNILKYRNRHTVKFDGQATYQNISLGFTFQYLSFMEAIDKFLDGAGTPLNPLTKIHDFRAANNTGSYVLNARVAYKIAKLVKLSLLMNNVLNDEYAIQPGKLEAPRNFTLRADFTF, encoded by the coding sequence ATGAAAGGTTTTACTACTCTTATTTTTCTCCTGATTTTGATCTTAGGAGCACCTATTTGGGTACAAGCCCAACAAACAGGTATTATTACAGGAATCATCGCAGATTCCTTGACCAAAGAATCCTTATTAGGCGTAAATGTAAGGACAGGTTCTATCGCAAGTACAAGTGACTATATAGATGGTAAATACACCTTAGAACTAGAAGCTGGCGAGCACATCATCAATTTTAGTTATTTGGGCTATGCTCCTCAATCCAAAACGGTTACAATTGAAGCAGGCAAAACGGTGGTCATGAACATTGAAATGAGCGAAGAAGCTACCATTCTTACACAGGCTACTGTAACCAGTTCTAAATTCAAAAAACCGCTTGGAGAAGTTACCGTATCCTTGGCAATTGTATCGCCCGATTTGATTGAAAACACCAATGCTAATGCCGTGAATCAAGTCTTGGACAAAGTTCCTGGTGTCAATACGATGGGAGATCAAGTAACCATTCGTGGAGGGGCTGGATTTGCACAAGGTACTGGTAGCCGAGTGCTTATTTTGATGGATGACATGCCTGCTATGCAAGCTGATGCAGGGCTTCCCAACTGGAAAGATTTGCCTACTGAAAACATTGCACAAATGGAAGTATTAAAAGGCTCTGCTTCTGCTTTGTATGGTTCATCTGCCATGAATGGGGTCATCAATATACGTACGGCTCAACCCACTAAAAAGCCATTTACCAAAGTGAGTCTTTTTGGTACTATGTATGGAGATCCTAAAGATGCTAAAAACAAGTGGTGGACAGGCAAAAATATGCCCTTTGAAACGGGGCTTCAAATCGCTCACAGACGCAAAATTGGAAAGTTTGATGTCGTTTTAGGTTCTAACCTATTTTACAATCAATCTTATATGCGTGGCTATAGAGTAATCAACAATGAAATTGACTCTACCGTAGGCTATGACCACAAGGCTAGAGTAACAGCTAATTTGCGTTATCGCCATAGCGAAAATCTTATTTTCAGCCTAAATACGAACGTCAATATGGGGAGCCAAAACGTGTTCTTATTCCACGCCAGAGTTGACCCCAATTTAGGGCTTTACGAAACGGACTTTGACCCAGCTCCAAGAGGTCAAAATTTCCGCATGACCATTGATCCTGCCGTGACTTATTACGACAAATTTTCTAATCGTCACCGTGCACAGTTTCGTTATTATTATATTGATAACAACAATGATGCTCAACAAAGTAATTCTTCTAGCATGTTCTATGGAGAATATCAATACTTGCGTCAATTTGAACAATTGGGAGGCTTAGAAGTAGCGGCTGGCTTAGTGGGGAGTAGCATTCTTTCAACTGCTGAAGTTTATTCTGGTGCTAGTTATAATCACAATAATTTTGCTGCTTACTTGCAAGTAGACAAAAAGTTTTTCAAACGATTAAATATATCGATAGGAGCTCGTTACGAAATCAACACCACAACATATCCTGATTCTATACATTATACCCTCTCTTTTAATGGTCAATCACTTGGCGAACAACACATAGAATTAAAAGATACCGTAGAGCACCAACCTGTTTTTCGAGTAGGAGCCAGTTATCAACTTGGAAAAGCTACTTTTTTCAGAGCTTCTTGGGGACAAGGTTATCGTTTTCCTACTGTTTTGGAGAAATTTATTTCTACCAGTACAGGTGGTATCACCGTTGCGCCTAATCCTGGTCTAAAATCAGAAAAAGGATGGAGTGCAGAAATCGGCGTTAAACAAGGATTTAAAATTGGGAAATGGCAAGGGTTCTTAGACATTGCAGGATTTTGGTCTGAATATGAAGACATGATGGAATTCCAAGCCTCTCGTGAAATCAACGCTCAATTTTTTAATTTGCCGATTGCATTTCAAGTTCAAAACATTGGGAATACACGAGTTACAGGGGTAGATGTATCTCTAATGGGAGAAGGAAATATTGGTCCTGTTGATATTCAATTGATGGCAGGATACACGCTTCTTAATCCTCAATATAAAAACTTTGAAGACAGCATTGTTCAAGCTGATATTAAGGAATATTCTACTTCTACGAGCAACATCTTAAAATATAGAAATAGACATACGGTTAAATTTGATGGGCAAGCGACTTACCAAAATATTTCTTTGGGCTTTACCTTCCAATATTTATCCTTTATGGAAGCAATTGATAAATTTTTGGATGGAGCAGGAACTCCTTTAAATCCACTTACCAAAATTCATGACTTTAGAGCAGCAAACAATACAGGTTCTTATGTCTTAAATGCCCGTGTTGCGTACAAAATAGCCAAACTGGTAAAGCTTTCGCTCTTGATGAACAATGTTCTGAATGATGAATATGCGATCCAACCAGGTAAGTTAGAAGCGCCTAGAAACTTTACCCTGCGAGCTGATTTTACTTTTTAG
- the hisS gene encoding histidine--tRNA ligase has protein sequence MKPKLVRGTRDFSPAVVNKRNYIFDTLRSVFVKYGFNPLETPAMEELSTLTGKYGDEGDQLLFKILNNGDYLAKANETALNNKNSSQLTASISQRALRYDLTVPFARYVVLNRNDIAFPFKRYQIQPVWRADKPQKGRYREFYQCDVDVIGSESLLYEAELCQIYDEAFAKLNLGVVIRLNNRKILDGLAQYAGYPNLFTQITVAIDKLDKIGWDGVQKELERLGIDELGFEKVKAVINAPDIPTLKTIFAGIEVGLKGIEELETVQAFLEGYAFKNTLKIDFSLARGLSYYTGCIYEVEVDTSIESQKDIKMGSIGGGGRYADLTGIFGLKDTSGVGVSFGAARIYDVMEELNLFEQIPVSSSNVLFLAMDEAALKYGFKALQKVRAAGISSTIYPKAWKFQKLMKYADKVKVPYVVIIGSKEMESGALGFKNMTTGEQQSLNIEAIIEQLKSE, from the coding sequence ATGAAACCAAAGTTAGTTCGTGGGACAAGGGATTTTTCGCCAGCAGTAGTCAACAAAAGAAACTATATTTTTGACACTCTAAGAAGTGTTTTTGTAAAGTATGGTTTTAATCCTTTAGAGACTCCAGCGATGGAGGAATTGAGTACACTAACAGGTAAGTATGGTGACGAGGGGGATCAGTTGTTGTTTAAGATATTGAACAATGGCGATTATTTGGCAAAAGCTAATGAAACGGCACTAAACAATAAAAACTCTAGCCAATTAACCGCTTCTATTTCCCAAAGAGCATTGCGTTATGATTTGACTGTTCCCTTCGCTCGTTATGTTGTCCTGAATAGAAATGATATTGCCTTTCCTTTTAAGCGGTATCAAATTCAACCTGTTTGGAGAGCAGATAAACCTCAGAAGGGGCGTTACAGAGAGTTCTATCAATGTGATGTAGACGTTATTGGTTCTGAATCCTTATTGTATGAAGCGGAATTGTGCCAAATTTATGATGAAGCTTTTGCTAAACTTAATTTGGGAGTGGTGATTCGTTTGAACAATCGAAAAATCCTAGATGGGCTCGCACAATATGCAGGTTATCCCAATTTGTTTACCCAAATCACTGTTGCTATTGATAAATTAGATAAAATTGGTTGGGATGGTGTGCAAAAAGAATTGGAACGTCTAGGAATAGATGAGCTTGGATTTGAAAAAGTAAAAGCGGTCATCAATGCTCCTGATATTCCTACGCTTAAAACGATCTTCGCAGGTATAGAGGTTGGCCTAAAAGGGATTGAGGAATTAGAAACAGTTCAAGCATTTTTAGAGGGTTATGCATTTAAAAACACGCTAAAAATTGACTTCTCTCTAGCTCGTGGTTTGAGTTATTATACTGGTTGTATCTATGAAGTAGAAGTAGACACCTCGATCGAAAGCCAAAAAGATATTAAGATGGGTAGCATTGGTGGCGGTGGTCGTTATGCAGATTTGACGGGTATTTTTGGGCTAAAGGACACGTCTGGTGTAGGGGTTTCCTTTGGAGCTGCTCGTATTTATGATGTCATGGAGGAGCTAAATCTATTTGAACAAATCCCTGTAAGCAGCAGCAATGTTTTATTTTTGGCAATGGATGAAGCTGCCTTAAAATATGGATTTAAAGCCTTGCAAAAAGTTCGTGCAGCAGGTATTTCCTCTACGATTTATCCCAAAGCGTGGAAATTTCAAAAACTAATGAAATATGCCGATAAGGTAAAGGTGCCTTATGTGGTTATTATTGGTAGTAAAGAAATGGAAAGTGGGGCGTTGGGCTTTAAAAATATGACAACAGGAGAACAACAATCCTTAAATATTGAAGCAATTATAGAACAGCTTAAGAGCGAATAA
- a CDS encoding O-methyltransferase, with the protein MSIIKRFFKFYSQAQTKYTIHSPFVFSLIEEVIEDDRIYYDFGALERLRMTLEKDPSMLSVTDLGAGSRVNNSPSRSISSIAKTAVSPQWQCEFLFRLIHYLQPQNRLELGTSLGLSSLYQYIPLRNAPFYTLEGCPNIAKVAAANFKKLKAEQIHQYVGDFKDTLPKVLEDMQELDYVFIDGNHQMAPTLSYFETCLPYSHPNTVFVFDDIHWSAEMETAWEKIKAHSQVTLSIDLFFMGLVFLRTEQQVKQHFKLVPAKYKPWKMGFFAPSHH; encoded by the coding sequence TTGAGCATCATTAAACGTTTTTTTAAGTTTTATAGCCAAGCACAAACCAAATACACCATTCATTCTCCCTTTGTTTTTTCCTTGATAGAAGAAGTCATAGAGGATGATCGTATTTATTATGATTTTGGAGCCTTAGAACGTTTGCGAATGACCTTAGAAAAAGATCCTTCTATGTTATCGGTAACCGATTTGGGAGCAGGATCTAGAGTCAATAATTCTCCTTCTAGAAGCATTTCTAGCATCGCCAAAACAGCGGTTTCTCCGCAATGGCAATGCGAATTTTTATTTCGGCTTATCCATTATTTACAACCTCAAAATCGGTTAGAATTGGGGACTTCTTTGGGCCTAAGTTCTTTGTATCAATACATCCCTTTGAGAAATGCTCCTTTTTATACCTTAGAGGGTTGTCCAAATATTGCAAAAGTAGCCGCTGCTAATTTTAAGAAACTCAAAGCAGAACAAATTCATCAATATGTTGGCGATTTTAAGGATACCCTGCCCAAGGTCTTAGAAGATATGCAAGAATTGGATTATGTTTTTATTGATGGCAATCATCAAATGGCTCCAACCCTCTCCTATTTTGAAACCTGCTTGCCTTATAGTCATCCCAATACGGTCTTTGTTTTTGATGACATTCATTGGTCAGCAGAAATGGAAACAGCATGGGAAAAAATCAAAGCGCATTCTCAGGTTACCTTAAGTATTGACTTGTTTTTTATGGGATTGGTTTTCTTGCGAACCGAACAACAGGTAAAACAACATTTTAAGCTTGTTCCTGCCAAGTACAAACCTTGGAAGATGGGATTTTTTGCCCCTTCTCATCACTAA
- the lipA gene encoding lipoyl synthase: MLIELPIVQPKAERKKKPNWLRVKLPMGENYKRVRKLVDEYKLHTICQSGHCPNMGECWGEGTATFMILGNVCTRSCSFCAVATGRPPELDTDEPERVAEAIQLMGVKHAVITSVNRDELKDKGAQIWFDTVRLVKEYSPSTTIETLIPDVRGKWNALELMISAGQEVVSHNMETVASLYRKVRPQAKYQRSLDQIKRTKEFGKRTKSGVMVGLGETKDEMLKTMDDLVAHGCDVLTIGQYLQPTKRHIDIAEYVHPDVFEEYKEFGLARGFDYVESGPMVRSSYHAERHVYPNRS; the protein is encoded by the coding sequence ATGTTAATAGAACTTCCGATCGTTCAACCAAAAGCAGAACGCAAGAAAAAACCTAATTGGCTTAGAGTAAAATTACCAATGGGGGAGAACTATAAACGGGTTCGAAAATTGGTAGACGAATACAAGTTGCATACAATTTGTCAGAGTGGTCATTGTCCTAACATGGGAGAATGTTGGGGAGAAGGAACGGCAACCTTTATGATTTTGGGAAATGTGTGTACTCGTTCTTGTTCTTTTTGTGCAGTAGCAACAGGGCGTCCTCCTGAATTGGATACTGACGAGCCTGAACGTGTAGCAGAAGCCATTCAATTGATGGGAGTGAAACATGCTGTTATTACTTCTGTGAATAGAGATGAACTAAAAGATAAAGGTGCTCAAATTTGGTTTGATACCGTTCGATTAGTCAAGGAGTATTCTCCGTCTACTACCATCGAAACTTTGATTCCTGATGTTCGTGGCAAATGGAATGCTTTAGAGTTGATGATTAGCGCAGGGCAGGAGGTAGTTTCGCACAATATGGAAACCGTAGCGAGTTTGTACCGAAAAGTTCGCCCACAGGCTAAGTACCAGCGTAGTTTAGATCAAATCAAAAGAACCAAGGAGTTTGGAAAAAGAACCAAATCTGGAGTTATGGTTGGTCTAGGAGAAACAAAGGATGAAATGCTAAAAACAATGGATGATTTGGTAGCGCATGGTTGTGATGTATTGACAATCGGGCAATACCTACAACCCACCAAACGTCATATTGATATCGCAGAATATGTGCATCCAGATGTATTTGAAGAATATAAAGAATTTGGTTTAGCGAGGGGCTTTGATTATGTAGAGTCAGGACCAATGGTTCGTTCTTCTTATCATGCTGAACGACATGTTTATCCAAATCGATCTTAA